The following proteins are encoded in a genomic region of Desulfosporosinus youngiae DSM 17734:
- a CDS encoding DUF2318 domain-containing protein, which produces MTNDRAGKNQKFTQPSKNNALLYSIVGIITVVIMIGTYFVVAGRNKPDASVAAAAHIGQTITYSPTEKLEQTKVESKLENGKVVVATLSTVKEKKFIWTEYKANGQRIPLTAFAQPDGKVMVAVSFCEPCRGETFHIIADQIVCNVCGTTWDLQTFNGLSGGCQAYPPEALTYSLNGDNLEIPQSVLDAWEPRV; this is translated from the coding sequence ATGACTAATGACCGTGCCGGGAAAAACCAGAAATTCACCCAACCCTCGAAAAATAATGCCTTACTATACAGTATCGTAGGTATAATAACCGTTGTAATTATGATTGGCACCTATTTCGTAGTTGCCGGCAGAAATAAACCTGACGCTTCTGTCGCCGCGGCTGCCCATATCGGACAAACAATAACTTATAGTCCTACCGAAAAATTAGAACAAACGAAGGTGGAAAGCAAACTTGAAAATGGGAAGGTCGTCGTTGCAACTCTTAGTACTGTGAAAGAAAAAAAGTTTATCTGGACAGAGTATAAAGCAAACGGTCAACGGATTCCTTTAACAGCCTTTGCCCAGCCCGATGGAAAGGTCATGGTGGCTGTCAGCTTTTGTGAACCCTGTAGGGGCGAAACCTTTCACATCATTGCTGACCAAATAGTCTGCAACGTTTGCGGAACCACCTGGGACCTGCAGACATTCAATGGCCTTAGCGGCGGTTGCCAGGCCTATCCGCCCGAAGCCCTCACCTACTCTTTAAATGGCGATAACCTTGAGATTCCACAATCTGTACTTGACGCCTGGGAACCCAGAGTTTAG
- a CDS encoding 4Fe-4S binding protein, which translates to MSAAKKINPDTPKESQTKNLLENKAIKGILKSRWFPGIIQLPVLAIFALIVFELMAGPGSAHDNFGTAGTWVLWWPLIPIIFLLLGRFWCAICPFATVSDWIQKVVGNNRPVPRFLKKYGIWLIDAFFILITWADHTFGIIESPRGSGILLLIITTGVIISGSFFERRTWCRYLCFLGGLSGNYARSGSLELRATPETCAKCKTQSCYKGNQSTPGCPMFEFPRTMESMASCNLCANCIKTCPNDSIQLTTRIPSKGLWSIRKPKFEESFLAIIIMGIVFVQNITMLEVWQEMLAKLEVFVGTTNYFVTFTITFIIAMAIPVLALFASSYFAKLANKKSTIQNFAIFGYALIPLDLAGHIAHNLFHLLAEGKSVIYTFAALFGVDTHGASAAILSNSTIQLLQFGLIALGTFGSIYTAYRISKNNFGAEGKTLSSFMPFAVLSLILGIINIYLFILPMAMRM; encoded by the coding sequence ATGTCAGCAGCAAAGAAGATAAATCCTGATACGCCCAAAGAATCTCAAACGAAAAACTTACTCGAAAATAAAGCTATAAAAGGCATTCTTAAAAGCCGTTGGTTTCCAGGAATCATTCAGTTACCGGTTTTAGCTATTTTTGCACTTATTGTTTTCGAATTGATGGCTGGGCCCGGTTCAGCTCATGATAATTTCGGAACGGCTGGAACCTGGGTTTTATGGTGGCCTCTTATTCCTATCATTTTCCTATTGCTTGGCCGTTTCTGGTGTGCGATTTGTCCTTTTGCAACCGTAAGTGACTGGATTCAGAAAGTCGTAGGAAACAATCGTCCCGTTCCCAGGTTTTTAAAGAAATATGGCATATGGCTGATCGATGCCTTTTTTATCTTAATCACCTGGGCTGATCATACCTTTGGTATCATTGAAAGCCCAAGGGGTTCGGGTATTTTACTCTTAATCATTACAACAGGAGTCATTATTAGCGGGTCCTTCTTTGAGCGCAGAACATGGTGCCGTTATTTGTGCTTCCTGGGCGGGTTATCAGGGAATTACGCCAGGTCCGGTTCTCTGGAGTTAAGAGCTACTCCTGAAACCTGTGCAAAATGCAAAACCCAGTCTTGTTATAAAGGTAACCAAAGCACACCAGGCTGTCCGATGTTTGAATTCCCACGAACGATGGAAAGTATGGCGAGTTGTAATCTGTGCGCCAATTGTATTAAGACCTGTCCCAATGACTCGATTCAATTAACAACCCGGATTCCATCCAAAGGCTTGTGGTCTATCAGAAAACCAAAATTCGAGGAATCCTTCCTAGCCATTATCATCATGGGGATCGTCTTTGTACAGAACATTACCATGCTTGAAGTATGGCAGGAAATGCTTGCGAAGCTTGAAGTTTTTGTAGGTACAACGAATTACTTTGTAACCTTTACCATTACCTTCATTATTGCTATGGCAATTCCAGTCTTAGCTTTGTTCGCCAGCAGCTACTTTGCAAAATTAGCTAATAAAAAGAGCACTATACAGAATTTTGCCATCTTCGGATATGCTTTAATTCCTTTAGACTTAGCAGGTCACATCGCTCACAATCTGTTCCACTTATTAGCTGAGGGCAAATCTGTCATTTACACCTTTGCGGCATTATTCGGGGTTGATACCCATGGTGCATCCGCTGCTATTCTAAGCAATTCTACCATTCAACTGCTTCAGTTTGGTCTTATTGCCCTGGGAACCTTTGGTTCTATCTATACAGCTTATAGAATCTCGAAGAATAACTTCGGCGCTGAAGGAAAAACACTATCCAGCTTTATGCCCTTTGCAGTTTTAAGCTTGATATTAGGGATTATTAACATCTATCTATTTATTCTCCCAATGGCTATGCGCATGTAG